In the Mytilus galloprovincialis chromosome 10, xbMytGall1.hap1.1, whole genome shotgun sequence genome, one interval contains:
- the LOC143048257 gene encoding neuroglobin-like → MGCDGSKVADVIDTNPDVPPEENDFSELVTDTIRSTWPLLSDDIENTGIKVFLRIFYEEPKIRNVFKRFGEMDEIELRRSPIFKEHAYRFMRVVDDLVDSMDQPKTHIQQNLMMLGAKHATFEGFRIEYFEAYSKSLIDVWEYTIGEEFIPEVRESWTEFFDYLVKYMCQGYNVFINETDVTCNGDDHFRFE, encoded by the exons ATGGGATGTGATGGAAGCAAAGTTGCAGATGTCATAGATACAAATCCGGATGTGCCTCCGGAAGAAAACGATTTCTCTGAATTAGTTACAGACACGATTAGAAGCACGTGGCCTTTGTTGTCAGACGATATAGAAAATACTGGCATTAAAGTGTTTCTCAGGATATTTTATGAGGAACCAAAAATAAGAAATGTATTCAAGCGATTTGG AGAAATGGACGAGATTGAACTTCGCAGATCACCAATCTTCAAGGAACATGCGTATAGATTTATGAGAGTTGTTGACGATTTAGTAGATAGTATGGATCAGCCAAAAACACACATTCAGCAAAATTTGATGATGTTAGGTGCCAAACATGCAACTTTTGAAGGATTTAGAATTGAATATTTTGAAGCTTATTCAAAGTCACTAATTGACGTTTGGGAATATACTATAGGAGAAGAATTCATACCGGAAGTTCGAGAAAGTTGGACCGAATTTTTTGATTATCTAGTGAAGTATATGTGTCAAGGTTATAATGTTTTTATCAACGAAACAGACGTGACTTGTAATGGTGACGATCATTTCAGATTCGAATGA